In the genome of Actinomadura graeca, one region contains:
- a CDS encoding MaoC family dehydratase N-terminal domain-containing protein has translation MALNRDFIGRSFPPTAPYEISRVKIREFVDAIGDPNPLYRDQEAAKAAGYPDVIAPPTFPIVVSFGNDALADPELGLNFAMVVHGEQRFEYTRPLRAGDVVTCETTITEIRSIGGNEKMSIETAVRTVEGELVCTSYNAIVERGA, from the coding sequence ATGGCACTCAACCGTGACTTCATCGGGCGGAGCTTCCCGCCCACCGCGCCGTACGAGATCAGCCGGGTGAAGATCCGGGAGTTCGTGGACGCGATCGGCGACCCGAACCCCCTCTACCGCGACCAGGAGGCGGCCAAGGCGGCCGGGTACCCCGACGTGATCGCGCCCCCCACCTTCCCGATCGTGGTGTCGTTCGGGAACGACGCGCTGGCCGATCCGGAGCTCGGGCTGAACTTCGCGATGGTCGTGCACGGCGAGCAGCGGTTCGAGTACACCCGTCCCCTGCGCGCCGGGGACGTGGTGACCTGCGAGACGACGATCACCGAGATCAGGTCGATCGGCGGCAACGAGAAGATGTCCATCGAGACCGCCGTGCGGACGGTCGAGGGCGAGCTCGTCTGCACGTCCTACAACGCGATCGTGGAGCGGGGCGCCTGA
- a CDS encoding SigE family RNA polymerase sigma factor: MGRRDDRSFVEFVTARGNALLRTASLLCGAHQDAEDMLQTALEKAYRHWGRLDADTDPEPYVRRILVNLVISRSRRWKVLREIQMARLPETPAASSDHAVELRGTLMNELRKLGPRQRAVLVLRFWEDLSEAETAQALGCSVGTVKSQASRGLARLRERLDKSLAPLGS; this comes from the coding sequence GTGGGCCGTCGAGACGACAGGTCGTTCGTGGAGTTCGTGACGGCGCGCGGCAACGCGCTGCTGCGCACGGCGTCGCTGCTCTGCGGCGCCCATCAGGACGCCGAGGACATGCTGCAGACCGCGCTGGAGAAGGCGTACCGGCACTGGGGCCGCCTGGACGCCGACACCGACCCCGAGCCCTACGTCCGCCGGATCCTGGTCAACCTCGTGATCAGCCGGTCCCGGCGGTGGAAGGTGCTCAGGGAGATCCAGATGGCGAGGTTGCCCGAGACCCCGGCGGCCTCGTCCGACCATGCCGTGGAGCTACGGGGGACGCTCATGAACGAACTGCGCAAACTGGGACCGCGTCAGCGCGCCGTCCTCGTCCTGCGCTTCTGGGAGGACCTCTCGGAGGCGGAGACCGCGCAGGCTCTCGGCTGTTCCGTCGGAACGGTCAAGAGCCAGGCATCCCGGGGGCTCGCCAGGCTCCGGGAACGCCTCGACAAGAGCCTGGCGCCACTGGGGAGCTGA
- a CDS encoding MaoC family dehydratase produces the protein MTAKVKYADVEVGTEIPERRFPIDRLNLVMYAGASGDFNPIHWRESFAKAVGLPDVIAHGMYTMAQGGRFVTDWAGDPGAVVDYGVRFSSPVVVSDADGATLVISGKVERKLDDNTVVVALTARSEGQKVLTRAKAVVRLA, from the coding sequence ATGACCGCCAAGGTGAAGTACGCCGACGTCGAGGTCGGCACCGAGATCCCCGAGCGCAGGTTCCCGATCGACCGGCTGAACCTCGTCATGTACGCGGGCGCGTCCGGCGACTTCAACCCGATCCACTGGCGTGAGAGCTTCGCCAAGGCGGTCGGGCTGCCGGACGTCATCGCGCACGGCATGTACACGATGGCGCAGGGCGGGCGGTTCGTCACCGACTGGGCAGGCGACCCGGGCGCCGTCGTCGACTACGGGGTACGGTTCTCCTCGCCGGTCGTGGTGTCCGACGCGGACGGCGCGACACTGGTGATCAGCGGCAAGGTGGAGCGGAAGCTGGACGACAACACGGTCGTCGTGGCGCTCACCGCCAGGTCGGAAGGGCAGAAGGTCCTCACGCGCGCGAAGGCCGTCGTCCGGCTCGCCTGA
- a CDS encoding UDP-N-acetylmuramate dehydrogenase: MAVFAEEVNLAGYTTLRLGGPARRFVEATTEAELVAAVRAADDEGEPVLVLGGGSNLVVSDDGFPGTVVHIGTRGTDRMGGEGDTVRVRVQAGEDWDSFVARCVSDGLAGIECLSGIPGRVGATPIQNVGAYGQDVSETIVEVRAYDRRDRACVTLDRDACRFTYRHSVFKGDDRYLVLDVTYALREAEESQPIAYAELAKRLGVRPGERVTLKEARDAVLELRRGKGMVLDAADPDTRSAGSFFTNPILDGDQVAELERRVAERLGPDAAFPRYPESGGRVKTSAAWLIDRAGFAKGHALGPARISTKHTLALTNPGGARTADLLALAREVRAGVREAFGVELVNEPVLIGVAL; this comes from the coding sequence GTGGCGGTGTTCGCTGAAGAGGTGAACCTGGCCGGGTACACCACGCTGCGGCTGGGCGGTCCCGCCCGCCGGTTCGTCGAGGCGACGACGGAGGCGGAGCTGGTCGCCGCGGTCCGCGCCGCCGACGACGAGGGCGAGCCGGTGCTGGTGCTCGGCGGCGGCAGCAACCTCGTGGTGTCCGACGACGGTTTCCCCGGCACCGTGGTCCATATCGGGACCCGCGGTACCGACCGGATGGGGGGGGAGGGCGACACGGTCCGCGTCCGCGTCCAGGCGGGGGAGGACTGGGATTCGTTCGTAGCCCGCTGCGTGTCCGACGGTCTCGCGGGGATCGAGTGCCTGTCCGGGATCCCCGGCCGCGTCGGCGCCACCCCGATCCAGAACGTCGGGGCCTACGGGCAGGACGTCAGCGAGACGATCGTCGAAGTCCGCGCCTACGACCGGCGGGACCGCGCGTGCGTCACCCTCGACCGCGACGCGTGCCGTTTCACGTACCGGCACAGTGTCTTCAAGGGCGATGATCGGTATCTCGTCCTGGACGTGACGTACGCGCTGCGCGAGGCCGAGGAGTCGCAGCCCATCGCCTACGCCGAGCTCGCGAAGCGGCTGGGGGTGCGGCCGGGGGAGCGGGTCACGCTCAAGGAGGCGCGCGACGCCGTCCTGGAGCTGCGCCGCGGGAAGGGCATGGTCCTGGACGCCGCCGACCCCGACACCCGCAGCGCCGGGTCGTTCTTCACCAACCCGATCCTGGACGGCGACCAGGTCGCCGAGCTGGAACGCCGCGTCGCCGAGCGGCTCGGGCCGGACGCGGCGTTCCCCCGCTACCCCGAGTCCGGCGGGCGGGTCAAGACGTCCGCCGCCTGGCTGATCGACCGCGCCGGCTTCGCCAAGGGCCACGCGCTGGGCCCGGCGCGGATCTCGACCAAGCACACCCTGGCGCTCACCAACCCGGGCGGTGCGAGGACGGCCGACCTGCTCGCCCTCGCCCGCGAGGTCCGCGCCGGGGTGCGCGAGGCGTTCGGGGTCGAGCTGGTGAACGAGCCGGTCCTCATCGGCGTCGCCCTCTGA
- a CDS encoding TMEM165/GDT1 family protein has product MYAFIISLAVIFVAELGDKSQLMAMTFATRFRALPVLIGITAATALVHLASVGLGAALGAAIPTGPISILAGLAFLGFALWTLRGDELDEKDRDKARRATGSAILAVGVAFFLAELGDKTMLATVTLAADHGGLAALTGVWAGSTIGMVAADGLAIIAGQMLGKRLPERVITYGAAAGFAIFGVLLLIEGITA; this is encoded by the coding sequence GTGTACGCCTTCATCATCAGCCTGGCCGTGATCTTCGTGGCCGAGCTCGGCGACAAGAGCCAGCTCATGGCCATGACCTTCGCGACCCGCTTCCGCGCCCTGCCCGTCCTGATCGGGATCACGGCGGCGACGGCGCTCGTCCACCTGGCGAGCGTCGGCCTCGGCGCCGCGCTCGGCGCCGCCATCCCCACCGGTCCGATCTCGATCCTCGCCGGGCTGGCGTTCCTCGGGTTCGCGCTGTGGACGCTGCGCGGGGACGAGCTAGACGAGAAGGACCGCGACAAGGCCAGGCGCGCCACGGGTTCGGCGATTTTGGCGGTCGGGGTGGCGTTCTTCCTGGCCGAGCTGGGCGACAAGACGATGCTCGCGACCGTCACGCTGGCCGCCGACCACGGTGGTCTCGCCGCGCTGACCGGTGTCTGGGCGGGCTCGACCATCGGGATGGTCGCCGCGGACGGCCTCGCCATCATCGCCGGGCAGATGCTCGGCAAGCGGCTCCCCGAACGGGTCATCACCTACGGCGCGGCGGCCGGTTTCGCGATCTTCGGCGTCCTGCTCCTCATCGAGGGCATCACCGCCTGA
- a CDS encoding adenosine deaminase, translated as MRHSTLVELAAQHGVHLPDALVEDWPPRLHATDERGWFRFQRLYDIARSVLREPDDLRRLLRETAEDEAAEGSGWLEIQVDPGGYAARFGGLTPTVELILDAARQASEATGVGIGLIVAANRTRHPLDAKTLARLAVRYAGQGVVGFGLSNDERRGRAYDFEGAFRIARRGGLLSDPHGGELLGPASVRECLEALGADRIGHGVRAVEDPRLIEMIVDRGVTLEVCPTSNVGLGVAATAADVPVRRLYEAGASIALGADDPLLFGSRLARQYDLVRTEHGFGDAELADLARQSIRASAAPGDVRARLLSGVDAWVGT; from the coding sequence ATGCGGCATTCGACGCTCGTCGAACTGGCCGCGCAGCACGGCGTGCACCTGCCGGACGCCCTTGTGGAGGACTGGCCGCCCCGGCTCCACGCGACCGACGAGCGGGGGTGGTTCCGGTTCCAGCGGCTGTACGACATCGCCCGGTCCGTCCTGCGGGAACCGGACGACCTGCGGCGGCTGCTGCGCGAGACCGCCGAGGACGAGGCGGCCGAGGGATCGGGCTGGCTGGAGATCCAGGTGGACCCCGGCGGGTACGCCGCGCGGTTCGGCGGGCTCACCCCGACCGTGGAGCTGATCCTGGACGCGGCGCGCCAGGCGTCGGAGGCGACCGGCGTCGGCATCGGGCTGATCGTCGCGGCGAACCGGACGCGGCACCCGCTGGACGCCAAGACGCTCGCGCGGCTGGCCGTCCGGTACGCCGGCCAGGGCGTGGTGGGGTTCGGGCTGTCGAACGACGAGCGGCGCGGACGGGCCTACGACTTCGAGGGCGCGTTCCGGATCGCCAGGCGCGGCGGGCTCCTGTCGGACCCGCACGGCGGTGAGCTGCTCGGCCCGGCGAGCGTCCGGGAGTGCCTGGAGGCCCTCGGCGCCGATCGCATCGGCCACGGCGTCCGCGCGGTGGAGGATCCCCGCCTCATCGAGATGATCGTGGACCGCGGCGTGACGCTGGAGGTCTGCCCCACCTCCAACGTGGGCCTCGGGGTGGCGGCGACGGCCGCGGACGTCCCGGTCCGCCGCCTGTACGAGGCGGGCGCGTCCATCGCGCTCGGCGCCGACGACCCGCTGCTGTTCGGGTCGCGGCTGGCCCGCCAGTACGACCTCGTCCGCACCGAGCACGGCTTCGGCGACGCCGAGCTCGCCGACCTCGCCCGCCAGTCGATCCGCGCGTCCGCCGCCCCCGGCGACGTCCGCGCCCGGCTCCTGTCCGGCGTCGACGCCTGGGTCGGCACGTAG